A genome region from Kosmotoga arenicorallina S304 includes the following:
- a CDS encoding FAD:protein FMN transferase: MRQRNSRNPLSSSTFLYTILALLAISILTWLFITNDKKEYYTKTDYLLGTYVTVRVNSDKTSPVLLANAAFKEIKRIDEKYGSTRGIVETLNSSRGNWVEIDQETAFLLKSALEVSKNTGGAFDPTLYPIIKLWGFDDIESEKHVPSRNDIEEALAKVGYKNIEISPEGDRVRLLNGAQIDLSGIAKGYAVDMAILKIKSIDEKATGFIDAGGDIGIIGPKFGSRPWVIGIRHPRSENGDKVIDYVYMYDGSIATSGDYERFFEVDDVRYHHIFDPSTGFPANNGVISSTVIHKSAMLADAYATAAFVLGDSPGVTFFPRYGALAFLVRDDLSIFKNKGFEVYLSK, encoded by the coding sequence GTGCGGCAAAGAAATTCCCGTAATCCTTTGAGTAGTTCCACCTTTTTGTACACCATACTCGCTTTGCTCGCAATATCGATTCTAACCTGGTTGTTCATCACAAATGATAAAAAAGAGTACTATACAAAAACCGATTATTTGCTTGGGACATATGTAACGGTGAGGGTTAACAGCGACAAAACCTCCCCGGTTTTGCTTGCAAATGCAGCTTTCAAAGAGATTAAAAGAATTGATGAAAAATACGGAAGCACCAGAGGTATTGTAGAAACGCTCAACTCTTCCAGAGGAAATTGGGTAGAAATCGACCAGGAAACGGCATTTCTATTGAAGAGTGCCCTTGAAGTTTCAAAAAACACAGGTGGTGCCTTTGATCCAACATTATACCCCATAATAAAATTATGGGGTTTTGATGACATAGAAAGCGAAAAACATGTCCCAAGCAGAAATGATATCGAAGAAGCTTTGGCAAAAGTCGGTTATAAAAATATAGAGATATCACCAGAAGGAGACAGAGTCAGACTGTTAAATGGAGCACAAATTGACCTTTCGGGCATTGCCAAAGGCTACGCTGTGGATATGGCAATACTGAAGATCAAATCCATAGATGAAAAGGCTACAGGCTTTATTGACGCCGGCGGTGATATTGGAATAATTGGCCCTAAATTCGGTAGCAGACCATGGGTAATTGGAATCAGACATCCAAGAAGTGAAAATGGAGATAAAGTCATAGACTACGTTTATATGTACGATGGATCAATAGCCACTTCTGGCGATTATGAACGCTTTTTCGAAGTTGATGATGTACGTTATCATCACATATTTGACCCTTCAACAGGGTTTCCAGCAAACAACGGCGTAATAAGCTCAACGGTTATTCACAAGAGCGCAATGCTGGCCGATGCATATGCCACTGCTGCCTTTGTTCTGGGAGATTCACCCGGTGTTACTTTTTTCCCGAGATATGGTGCTCTCGCTTTTCTCGTGAGAGACGACCTCTCAATTTTCAAAAACAAAGGCTTTGAGGTGTACCTGAGTAAATGA
- a CDS encoding NusG domain II-containing protein translates to MKLVTRNDVIIIALLIVTILFISIRAPYRSTEAEVYVSGKAYMKIDLSKDATYNIENHMTVEVLAGKIRAKESDCPEKLCVKQGWISSPGVPIVCLPNKIVIEIISTTSGETMDAITR, encoded by the coding sequence ATGAAGCTCGTAACCAGAAACGATGTGATTATTATTGCATTGCTCATTGTCACTATTTTATTCATTTCGATTAGAGCACCCTACAGGAGCACAGAAGCAGAAGTTTATGTGAGTGGAAAAGCATATATGAAAATCGATTTGTCAAAAGATGCGACTTATAACATTGAAAATCACATGACCGTTGAAGTTCTTGCTGGAAAGATTAGGGCGAAAGAATCTGACTGTCCTGAGAAGCTTTGCGTAAAACAAGGGTGGATCTCGTCTCCCGGGGTGCCTATTGTGTGTTTGCCCAATAAGATAGTAATAGAGATTATCAGCACGACTTCCGGTGAAACGATGGATGCGATAACCAGATGA
- a CDS encoding Gx transporter family protein, with protein MNNKVAKFAILISLGSAIYFLETLIPFPLPVPGGRWGFSNMVILISLPGVPIIDLLTISVGKNILGSLISGKIATPGFLMGLSGVSGSVVVMWYMWKTGIFGLAGISIIGAAVNNLVQLTIAAFYIIGDFRLFELYPYFFLTGSISALINAYIAFEVLKRVGGSLWQRK; from the coding sequence ATGAACAACAAAGTTGCAAAATTCGCTATTTTGATATCTCTTGGTTCAGCGATATATTTTCTTGAAACTTTAATACCTTTTCCATTACCTGTTCCAGGCGGAAGATGGGGTTTCTCCAATATGGTAATTTTAATTTCACTTCCAGGGGTGCCAATTATAGATTTGTTAACAATATCCGTCGGGAAAAATATTCTCGGAAGCCTTATTTCAGGAAAAATCGCCACACCGGGGTTTTTGATGGGATTGTCTGGCGTGTCAGGTTCTGTGGTCGTGATGTGGTATATGTGGAAAACGGGCATTTTTGGGTTGGCAGGCATAAGCATCATTGGAGCTGCTGTAAATAATCTCGTACAGCTTACCATCGCGGCCTTTTACATAATTGGTGATTTTAGGCTTTTTGAACTTTATCCCTATTTTTTCCTTACAGGAAGTATATCGGCTTTAATCAACGCGTATATTGCCTTTGAAGTGCTCAAAAGGGTGGGGGGTTCTTTATGGCAGAGGAAATAA
- a CDS encoding nucleoside triphosphate pyrophosphatase, which yields MAEEIILASSSPRRKQLIRYLGVPSRAIHPENVDETLRTSNVIEDLKRVALEKARSILVKIGNIDKRIIVGADTIVMFKGEILLKPKNPDEAFSHLKKLSGAVHEVYTGVGIISSKEEFSFVEVTRVKFRVLDDNTIKKYIETGIPMDKAGAYGIQDFGALFVEKIEGDFYNVMGLPIGRIWFELRDRGYKF from the coding sequence ATGGCAGAGGAAATAATACTTGCATCTTCATCTCCGCGCAGAAAACAATTAATCAGGTATCTCGGGGTACCTTCCAGGGCGATTCATCCTGAAAATGTAGATGAAACTCTGAGGACATCTAATGTGATTGAGGATTTAAAAAGGGTTGCTCTGGAAAAAGCCAGAAGTATATTGGTAAAAATCGGTAATATAGATAAACGCATTATTGTTGGTGCTGATACGATCGTCATGTTTAAGGGGGAAATTCTTCTCAAACCAAAAAATCCTGATGAAGCTTTCAGCCACCTGAAAAAGCTTTCCGGAGCTGTTCATGAAGTATATACAGGCGTAGGCATAATATCATCAAAGGAAGAATTCTCCTTTGTTGAAGTTACCAGAGTGAAGTTCAGGGTTCTTGATGATAATACTATCAAGAAATACATAGAAACAGGTATTCCCATGGATAAGGCTGGTGCGTATGGGATACAGGATTTTGGAGCGTTATTTGTGGAAAAAATCGAAGGGGATTTTTACAATGTTATGGGACTTCCCATTGGAAGGATCTGGTTTGAATTGAGAGATAGGGGGTACAAATTTTGA
- the radC gene encoding RadC family protein, which translates to MPREKLIEMGSKALTNSELIAILLRTGSSEMDVLELSQKLLKKYGSLTKLLAADLSEFSSIKGIGPAKAVTLKAALEIGNRVFKEIASTTRKSLRDPESVYYLCHDMTLLEEEAVRVISLDSKLNLSGYDTISLGTIDSSLLHPREVFKQAIKKAAAAVIVVHNHPSGDPTPSIEDIKITEKLSEAGKIIGIKLLDHVIIGKGKYYSFSASKSFDVLEVQHVVAREGYGTYKATR; encoded by the coding sequence ATGCCAAGGGAAAAGCTAATCGAAATGGGTTCAAAAGCCCTTACCAATTCAGAACTTATAGCTATCCTTCTTAGAACAGGTTCCAGCGAAATGGACGTGCTTGAATTGAGTCAAAAATTGCTAAAAAAATATGGTTCCCTTACAAAGCTACTCGCTGCGGACCTTTCTGAATTTTCTTCCATAAAGGGCATAGGCCCTGCCAAAGCGGTAACTTTAAAAGCTGCCCTTGAAATCGGGAACCGGGTATTCAAAGAAATTGCCTCAACTACCAGGAAATCTTTACGAGACCCTGAAAGTGTTTATTATCTCTGCCATGATATGACCCTTCTTGAAGAGGAAGCAGTGCGTGTTATAAGCCTTGACAGCAAACTGAATCTTTCAGGATACGATACTATAAGCCTTGGAACGATTGATAGCTCACTGCTTCACCCCAGAGAGGTCTTCAAACAAGCTATAAAAAAGGCAGCAGCGGCTGTCATAGTTGTTCATAACCATCCATCTGGCGATCCTACGCCAAGCATCGAGGATATAAAAATAACTGAAAAACTCTCCGAGGCTGGTAAAATAATAGGGATAAAGCTCCTTGATCACGTTATAATAGGCAAAGGGAAATATTACAGTTTTAGCGCTTCAAAATCCTTTGATGTACTGGAGGTGCAACATGTTGTCGCGCGAGAAGGCTATGGAACTTATAAAGCAACACGTTAA
- a CDS encoding HD domain-containing protein — MLSREKAMELIKQHVKRKNIIKHMLATEAVMREFAKRFNEDEELWGIAGLLHDLDYDYTFESPEKHGFMTIELLKDHDVPEEVKNAILAHCEHKKREKLIEKAIYAADPVTGFIVAAVLIRKGTKLKDLTVDFLKNRFKEKSFARGASRENMLSCEEFGLSLDEFLSLSLKAMQGISKELGL, encoded by the coding sequence ATGTTGTCGCGCGAGAAGGCTATGGAACTTATAAAGCAACACGTTAAGAGAAAGAATATTATAAAGCACATGTTGGCAACAGAAGCTGTAATGAGAGAATTTGCGAAAAGGTTTAACGAAGATGAAGAGCTCTGGGGAATTGCCGGGCTCTTGCATGATCTTGATTATGATTATACTTTTGAATCACCGGAAAAACACGGCTTTATGACCATCGAATTGTTAAAAGACCATGATGTTCCAGAAGAAGTCAAAAATGCCATTCTGGCACATTGTGAGCACAAAAAACGCGAAAAACTTATTGAGAAAGCGATTTATGCAGCGGATCCCGTAACGGGTTTTATTGTAGCCGCAGTTCTTATCAGAAAAGGTACAAAACTGAAAGATCTGACTGTTGATTTTTTAAAAAACCGATTTAAAGAAAAGAGTTTCGCAAGAGGCGCAAGTCGTGAAAATATGTTAAGTTGCGAGGAATTTGGATTGTCTCTTGATGAGTTTCTTTCTCTATCATTAAAAGCCATGCAAGGAATTTCAAAAGAGCTCGGGCTTTAA
- the deoC gene encoding deoxyribose-phosphate aldolase, protein MDLNRKITDEIRRFKEEYHFQEREILENIDLSKYIDHTLLKPEATPNMVKELCEEAIEHSFFSVCVNSAFLPLVNDMLKGSEVKRAVVIGFPLGAVSTDVKVFETKWCLAQGVDEFDMVINVGYLKAGLYQEVYDDIKAVVEASKGKTVKVIIETALLTDEEKIAACVIAKEAGAQFVKTSTGFSKAGATVEDVSLMKFVVGEKMKVKASGGVRTREMALAMIKAGADRIGTSSGIKIVNG, encoded by the coding sequence ATGGATTTGAACAGAAAAATCACCGACGAAATCCGTAGATTTAAAGAGGAGTATCATTTTCAGGAAAGGGAGATTCTGGAAAATATCGATCTGTCAAAATATATAGACCACACTCTTCTGAAGCCAGAAGCTACACCAAATATGGTAAAAGAACTTTGTGAAGAAGCCATTGAGCATTCTTTTTTTAGTGTTTGCGTCAATAGCGCGTTTTTGCCATTGGTAAACGACATGCTAAAAGGCTCTGAGGTAAAAAGAGCTGTCGTAATAGGCTTTCCACTAGGTGCAGTATCCACAGATGTGAAAGTTTTCGAAACAAAATGGTGCCTTGCTCAGGGTGTGGATGAATTTGATATGGTGATAAATGTAGGTTATCTTAAAGCCGGACTTTATCAAGAAGTATATGACGATATAAAAGCCGTTGTCGAAGCTTCAAAGGGGAAAACTGTAAAAGTCATCATTGAAACCGCATTGTTAACTGACGAGGAAAAAATAGCGGCATGTGTAATCGCAAAAGAAGCTGGGGCACAGTTTGTAAAAACTTCCACAGGTTTCAGCAAAGCAGGTGCAACAGTTGAAGATGTATCTCTTATGAAGTTCGTTGTTGGAGAAAAAATGAAAGTAAAGGCATCTGGCGGAGTACGAACAAGGGAAATGGCCCTTGCCATGATCAAAGCCGGTGCTGATAGAATTGGCACGAGTTCGGGAATAAAAATTGTCAACGGATAA
- a CDS encoding cyclodeaminase/cyclohydrolase family protein, with translation MDLCTLSVKEFLKRVAERSPTPGGGAVGCVVASLAASLGAMVANLTIGKRGYEDVSDQMESALEVCENEMTYLCDLVNKDVQAFDQVMSAYKLPKNTDDEKAVRKVKIQQALKTAIEVPFDLARRAKNIIINLERVAKWGNLNAISDVESASHLLLAVYYVAKANVTINMKSLKDEKYSEWIKEEMDHIEKQIKGAHERIIDVITKRNG, from the coding sequence ATGGATTTATGCACTCTTAGCGTAAAGGAGTTTTTAAAGCGCGTTGCCGAAAGGTCGCCCACTCCGGGCGGTGGAGCAGTTGGCTGCGTTGTTGCATCCCTTGCAGCTTCTCTGGGAGCCATGGTTGCAAACCTCACAATCGGCAAGAGAGGTTATGAGGATGTTTCGGACCAGATGGAATCCGCCCTTGAAGTATGCGAAAATGAAATGACCTATCTCTGCGATCTCGTCAACAAAGATGTTCAAGCTTTCGATCAGGTCATGTCAGCTTACAAACTTCCAAAGAACACAGATGATGAAAAAGCTGTTCGCAAAGTAAAAATTCAGCAAGCGTTGAAAACCGCTATTGAGGTGCCCTTTGACCTTGCAAGAAGAGCCAAAAATATCATCATCAATCTCGAGAGAGTTGCCAAATGGGGAAACTTGAATGCCATTTCAGATGTTGAGAGCGCGTCACATCTTCTTCTTGCTGTTTATTATGTGGCCAAGGCTAATGTAACGATTAACATGAAGAGCCTGAAAGATGAAAAATATTCAGAATGGATAAAGGAGGAAATGGATCACATCGAAAAGCAAATCAAAGGAGCTCACGAAAGGATTATAGATGTGATCACGAAAAGAAATGGTTGA
- the tgt gene encoding tRNA guanosine(34) transglycosylase Tgt — MVEYTLIKKDPNSRARLGKLKTRRGIIDTPIFMPVGTNATVKGIWQHQLEEIGAQIILGNAFHLYLKPGLEIIREFGGLHRFMGWDKPILTDSGGFQVFSIKNKKVSDDGVMFKSPIDGSKIFMTPELSMEIQMTLGSDIAMAFDECVAPEMSREYAEKSVKRTTEWAKRCLAYHDGSQALFGIVQGAFDKSLREQSAAEITSMDFDGFAVGGLSVGEPFPITKEILEYTVDLLPEDKPRYLMGIGSPDLIITAVENGIDMFDCVLPTRIGRHGTALTWNGKINLKAAKFKHSKEPIDNECSCKVCQHYSRGYIYHLFSRDEMLGKLLVSYHNIHFLLEFTGKIREAIASDTFKEFKEECYNSGLIKKEVLLPEL, encoded by the coding sequence ATGGTTGAATACACACTAATCAAGAAGGATCCAAATTCCCGTGCCCGCCTTGGAAAGCTGAAAACACGGCGCGGGATAATCGATACTCCAATATTTATGCCCGTTGGTACCAACGCTACTGTAAAAGGAATATGGCAGCATCAACTTGAAGAAATCGGTGCGCAGATAATTCTTGGCAATGCTTTTCATCTTTATCTAAAGCCAGGCCTTGAAATCATCCGCGAATTCGGTGGTTTGCACAGATTCATGGGTTGGGACAAGCCCATTCTTACTGATAGCGGAGGTTTTCAAGTATTTAGTATAAAAAACAAGAAAGTAAGTGATGATGGAGTAATGTTTAAATCTCCAATAGATGGTTCTAAGATTTTCATGACACCGGAACTTTCGATGGAAATACAGATGACACTTGGCTCTGACATAGCAATGGCCTTTGATGAGTGTGTAGCACCGGAGATGTCCAGAGAATATGCCGAGAAATCGGTTAAACGCACCACCGAATGGGCCAAACGTTGCCTTGCATATCACGATGGGTCTCAAGCTCTCTTTGGAATTGTTCAGGGAGCTTTTGATAAAAGCCTTAGAGAACAAAGCGCTGCGGAGATTACTTCCATGGATTTTGACGGTTTTGCAGTTGGTGGGCTGAGCGTTGGTGAACCTTTTCCAATCACAAAGGAAATTCTTGAATATACTGTTGATCTTTTGCCAGAAGATAAACCAAGATATCTTATGGGAATTGGAAGCCCTGACCTCATCATTACTGCCGTTGAAAACGGAATAGATATGTTCGATTGTGTTCTTCCAACAAGGATAGGGCGACATGGCACTGCATTAACCTGGAATGGTAAAATTAATCTGAAAGCAGCTAAATTCAAGCACAGTAAAGAGCCTATCGATAACGAATGCAGCTGCAAAGTCTGCCAGCATTATTCAAGGGGTTATATATATCACCTTTTTTCAAGGGATGAAATGCTTGGCAAATTGCTCGTGAGTTATCATAATATACATTTTCTACTTGAATTTACAGGAAAAATTCGTGAAGCAATAGCATCCGATACCTTCAAAGAATTTAAAGAGGAATGTTATAACAGTGGTCTAATAAAAAAAGAAGTTCTGTTGCCAGAATTATAG